From Myxococcales bacterium, a single genomic window includes:
- a CDS encoding NAD-dependent epimerase/dehydratase family protein — translation MTPSLVTGGCGFLGSSIVKQLVQAGRSVRVLALPHEVADNLRGVDVELVRGDIRDREACERAVAGCETVFHAAAIYKAWAPDPTDMYRVNLSGTFNMLEASRRAGVQRVVYTASIVSLGRPAKGGLADENTAYEAWDIDFPYSRSKYHSRELAEDFARFGLDVRIVCPGVVLGPGDITPTPSGKLILNTLKGGPPVYIDAGASYVDVRDAARVHVLAADKGRPGERYIATAHNLTALEFMQAVDDVAGRSRRYVRVPTSVARGLVKAMEAAARRTGKEPLLSRNFFEYSTLPCFCTGKRAERELGATYRPLSETLHDAIAYFRERGLA, via the coding sequence ATGACCCCCAGCTTGGTGACCGGTGGCTGTGGCTTCCTCGGAAGCTCGATCGTCAAACAGCTCGTTCAGGCCGGCCGGAGCGTGCGTGTGCTCGCGCTGCCACACGAGGTGGCGGACAACCTGCGCGGTGTGGACGTCGAGCTGGTTCGGGGAGACATCAGGGACCGCGAGGCCTGCGAGCGCGCGGTCGCAGGGTGTGAGACCGTGTTCCACGCCGCCGCCATTTACAAAGCGTGGGCTCCCGACCCGACGGACATGTATCGCGTCAACCTGAGCGGCACGTTCAACATGCTCGAAGCGTCACGTCGCGCCGGGGTTCAGCGCGTCGTCTACACGGCCAGCATCGTGTCTCTGGGGCGCCCAGCGAAGGGCGGCCTCGCGGACGAGAACACCGCCTATGAGGCCTGGGACATCGATTTCCCCTACAGCCGCTCGAAGTATCATAGCCGCGAGCTGGCCGAAGACTTCGCGCGCTTTGGGCTCGACGTGCGCATCGTGTGTCCCGGCGTGGTGCTCGGCCCGGGGGACATCACGCCAACTCCGAGCGGTAAGCTCATCCTGAACACGTTGAAGGGCGGACCGCCGGTCTACATCGACGCCGGCGCGAGCTACGTCGACGTGCGCGATGCCGCCCGCGTGCACGTGCTCGCGGCTGACAAGGGTCGGCCTGGAGAACGCTACATCGCGACCGCGCACAACCTGACCGCCCTCGAGTTCATGCAAGCAGTCGACGACGTGGCGGGCCGCTCGCGGCGCTACGTCAGGGTTCCGACCTCGGTCGCGCGCGGACTGGTCAAGGCGATGGAGGCCGCGGCGCGTCGCACGGGCAAAGAACCGCTTTTGTCGCGCAACTTCTTCGAGTACAGCACGTTGCCGTGTTTCTGCACCGGCAAGCGTGCGGAGCGTGAGCTCGGGGCGACCTACCGCCCGCTCTCCGAGACCCTGCACGATGCCATCGCGTACTTCCGCGAACGCGGCCTCGCGTGA
- a CDS encoding SlyX family protein, whose translation MKDGTGAEDRGGTDGRLVELEVRYTHQDKTLGEVSDVVYRQEQRIEQLERRLKALEKRLLELGEPGATRDAKDDVPPHY comes from the coding sequence GTGAAAGACGGAACCGGCGCCGAGGACCGCGGGGGCACGGACGGGAGGCTGGTCGAGCTTGAGGTCCGCTACACACATCAAGACAAGACCCTCGGCGAGGTGAGCGACGTCGTCTATCGACAGGAGCAGCGCATCGAACAGCTGGAGCGCCGGCTCAAGGCGCTGGAGAAGCGCCTGCTGGAGCTCGGTGAACCCGGCGCCACCCGCGACGCGAAGGACGACGTGCCCCCGCACTACTGA
- a CDS encoding transglycosylase SLT domain-containing protein: MLRPIAVIVSAILLSRPDLPREEAERFAKVVQEEAKQRDFDPLTAVAIVHNESGWHPDVVSPNGEDYGLGQIRARFIGACRGDDDPVNNPSAECQAEKKSLLDAETNLRTMARIISDNRKLCFEKVKSAALPRWLAAYQGLNFPKQNRWCAPREKTWQVIRYREWLVREVVGPKSGRTHKPSAPAEKPSPSKPPASGRPPVSKAPSAKPSSPAKPPAKAKPPARAKPPAKAKPPAKVKPPATKKRAQKG; the protein is encoded by the coding sequence ATGCTGCGCCCGATTGCCGTCATCGTCTCCGCCATCCTGCTGTCACGGCCGGATCTGCCGCGCGAAGAGGCGGAGCGGTTCGCGAAGGTCGTTCAGGAAGAGGCCAAACAACGAGATTTCGATCCGTTGACCGCCGTCGCGATCGTCCACAACGAGAGCGGGTGGCATCCCGACGTGGTCTCGCCGAACGGCGAGGACTACGGACTCGGTCAGATCCGTGCGCGTTTCATCGGGGCATGCCGGGGCGACGACGACCCGGTGAACAATCCGAGCGCTGAATGCCAGGCGGAGAAGAAGTCGCTGCTCGACGCCGAGACGAACCTGCGCACCATGGCGCGTATCATCAGCGACAACCGCAAGCTGTGCTTCGAGAAGGTGAAGAGCGCCGCGTTGCCCCGTTGGTTGGCAGCGTACCAGGGTCTGAATTTCCCCAAGCAGAACCGCTGGTGTGCGCCGCGCGAAAAGACCTGGCAGGTGATCAGGTATCGCGAGTGGCTCGTGCGCGAAGTCGTGGGTCCCAAGTCTGGGCGCACTCACAAGCCATCCGCGCCAGCCGAGAAACCGTCACCGAGCAAACCCCCCGCATCCGGTAGGCCGCCGGTGTCGAAGGCGCCCAGTGCAAAACCATCGTCACCCGCGAAGCCGCCCGCAAAGGCGAAACCGCCCGCAAGGGCGAAACCGCCCGCAAAGGCGAAACCGCCCGCGAAGGTGAAGCCGCCGGCGACGAAAAAACGAGCCCAGAAGGGTTGA
- a CDS encoding TerB family tellurite resistance protein, translating into MQKLKKEDRLLLLKFVCAFAWADLEVKASEKALVKKLVGKLKLDADEKKEVEQWLKTPPRAEEIDPNKIPRAHRKLFLDAARDMIAVDGEIDDNERENLDLLEQLLV; encoded by the coding sequence ATGCAGAAGCTGAAGAAGGAGGACCGCCTGCTCCTCCTCAAGTTCGTGTGTGCGTTCGCCTGGGCCGATCTCGAGGTGAAGGCGAGCGAGAAGGCGCTGGTCAAGAAGCTGGTGGGAAAGCTGAAGCTCGACGCCGACGAGAAGAAAGAGGTCGAGCAGTGGTTGAAGACGCCACCGCGAGCCGAAGAGATCGACCCCAACAAGATCCCTCGAGCACACCGCAAGCTCTTCTTGGACGCCGCACGCGACATGATCGCGGTGGACGGCGAGATCGACGACAACGAGCGCGAGAACTTGGACCTGCTCGAGCAGCTCCTGGTCTGA